A stretch of Pseudophryne corroboree isolate aPseCor3 chromosome 9, aPseCor3.hap2, whole genome shotgun sequence DNA encodes these proteins:
- the LOC134956623 gene encoding putative uncharacterized protein DDB_G0268364 — protein sequence MEQQKWHFCKTSPQKTCGRKESKVVCPATNTAGYPATKIIVRMFCPPLQILDTPPRRHPHSPHLDSSSPGNSIPPQQHQHSDMEETNILEMQPLRQGMSPPAPVSTPPQQSTPPPQHSPTTPGTQGPDQVFWTIWARQQATNEDCLRKQTQMFASLPSHLSRISRNLSRQNEQTTRIGNTMELMRTDITQVMGNLQRIMEEQHRLMEEQHRLMEEQHRQQQSYMSIFQNSQKINESLFRIVDNQNAATRELNATLTNLNETLRCMHQQQTTSSSGTTTPNITPVSSPPRRSTRARQHDSAKGKGQDNQPPKKVTKKS from the exons atggagcagcagaagtggcacttctgtaagacatcaccacaaaaaacctgtggccgaaaagaaagcaaggtcgtatgtcccgccacaaacacagcaggctaccccgccacgaagattatcgtccgtatgttctgtcccccactccaaattttggacacacctccaagacgtcatccacactcccctcatcttgatt cttcaagtcctgggaacagcatccctccgcaacaacaccaacacagtgacatggaggagacaaacatcttagaaatgcagccattaaggcaaggaatgagccccccagcacctgtgagtacaccaccacagcaaagcacaccaccaccacaacacagcccaacgacaccaggaacacaaggccctgatcaggtgttttggactatttgggctagacagcaggccactaatgaagattgcctgcgtaagcagacacaaatgtttgcaagcctaccatctcacctcagcagAATCTccagaaatctgagtcgacaaaatgagcaaacaaccagaataggcaataccatggaactcatgcgtacagacattacacaggtcatgggcaacttacagcgcataatggaagaacagcacagactaatggaagaacagcacagactaatggaagaacagcacagacaacagcaaagttatatgagcatttttcaaaacagtcaaaagattaatgaaagcttattcagaatagtagacaatcaaaatgctgctacacgtgaactcaatgccaccctcactaacctgaatgaaacactcagatgcatgcaccaacagcaaacaaccagcagttctggtacgactactccaaatatcacgccagtctcatcaccaccaagacggtccaccagagcacgccaacatgacagtgctaaaggcaaagggcaggacaatcagccaccaaaaaaagttacaaaaaaaagttaa